In a single window of the Streptomyces sp. 846.5 genome:
- a CDS encoding DUF1206 domain-containing protein, which yields MDWTLSGRRHSPSRRTGSSRYGRSRSYRDRRSGTRRRSGARRVAGAGAIDGLARAGFVARGVVYIVIGILAVLAGLGFGRHDLDRAGALAAIADEPFGELLLWLLVIGFVGLTLWRAVRAAGSAEGGGHRLLDAVRAVVYAIAAWSIYQFVAHGRTPTTSDDSAHDVSARLLQTDGGRVLMIVLSLAVIAVGIAIVVRAIGKRFAERLRTGWMTYRTRDLVLRLGQAGHIARGVIVGAFGVFALQAALSDTPGRSKGLDATLRSFAQTSFGPLVLVLVALGLIAFGLYSFAEARWRRTLGGVPR from the coding sequence ATGGACTGGACACTTTCCGGCAGACGTCATTCCCCCAGCCGCCGTACCGGCAGTTCGCGGTACGGCCGCAGCCGCAGCTACCGTGATCGCCGATCCGGCACCCGCCGTAGGTCGGGCGCGCGGCGGGTGGCCGGGGCGGGGGCGATCGACGGCCTGGCCCGGGCCGGCTTCGTGGCCCGCGGGGTGGTGTACATCGTGATCGGCATCCTTGCGGTTCTGGCCGGACTCGGCTTCGGGCGCCACGACCTGGACCGCGCGGGCGCCCTGGCTGCGATCGCCGACGAGCCCTTCGGAGAACTGCTGCTGTGGCTGCTGGTCATCGGCTTCGTCGGCCTGACACTGTGGCGCGCGGTACGGGCCGCCGGCTCCGCCGAGGGCGGCGGCCACCGACTCCTGGACGCGGTCCGTGCCGTGGTCTACGCGATCGCGGCCTGGAGCATCTATCAGTTCGTCGCCCACGGTCGCACCCCCACCACCTCCGACGACAGCGCCCACGACGTCAGCGCCCGCCTGCTGCAGACCGACGGCGGACGCGTCCTGATGATCGTCCTGTCCCTGGCCGTCATCGCCGTCGGCATCGCCATCGTGGTCCGGGCCATCGGCAAGCGCTTCGCCGAACGGCTGCGCACCGGCTGGATGACCTACCGCACCCGCGACCTCGTGCTGCGGCTTGGGCAGGCCGGGCACATCGCCCGTGGGGTGATCGTGGGCGCGTTCGGCGTCTTCGCCCTGCAGGCCGCACTGTCGGACACCCCGGGCAGGTCCAAGGGCCTGGACGCCACGCTGCGCTCCTTCGCCCAGACCTCCTTCGGCCCGCTGGTACTGGTGCTGGTGGCGTTGGGTCTGATCGCGTTCGGCCTGTACTCCTTCGCCGAGGCCCGTTGGCGCCGCACCCTGGGCGGCGTCCCCCGCTGA
- a CDS encoding DUF1206 domain-containing protein, with amino-acid sequence MASSHAHNRSTGPGRRSDASSIPRPSEKGALRTAGRAGFVARGVVYVLIGVLALEIAFGKGGGEADRQGALHQVAAQPFGLAMLWILVVGFACMALWRASLAAFGEGGRKKTGSRILSAGRAVFYASVYWGTAAYAVGSGGQSGGNAKSQDWTASALRLPGGQVLVAIVGVVLFGVGAGVAVSAIRRTFLKKLNTAAMSVRVRKVVTALGIGGSTARGTVFAGAGVFVVVAAVRFDPKQAKGMDATLRSFAHTPAGPWLLVLVALGLVLFGAFSFASARWRKL; translated from the coding sequence GTGGCGTCATCGCATGCGCACAACAGAAGCACGGGTCCAGGACGCCGTTCTGATGCTTCGTCGATTCCTCGGCCCAGTGAGAAGGGCGCCCTGCGGACCGCGGGCCGTGCGGGCTTTGTGGCGCGCGGGGTGGTCTATGTCCTGATCGGTGTGCTCGCCCTGGAGATCGCGTTCGGCAAGGGCGGCGGCGAGGCGGACCGTCAGGGCGCGTTGCACCAAGTGGCCGCTCAGCCCTTCGGCCTGGCGATGCTGTGGATTCTGGTGGTCGGTTTCGCCTGCATGGCGCTATGGCGTGCGTCACTGGCGGCGTTCGGTGAGGGGGGTCGGAAGAAGACCGGCAGCCGGATTCTCAGTGCCGGGCGCGCAGTGTTCTACGCCTCGGTGTACTGGGGAACAGCCGCTTACGCCGTGGGGAGCGGGGGCCAGTCGGGCGGCAACGCCAAGTCGCAGGACTGGACGGCGTCTGCGCTCAGACTTCCCGGCGGTCAGGTGCTGGTGGCGATCGTCGGTGTCGTCCTCTTCGGTGTCGGCGCGGGCGTCGCGGTCAGCGCGATCCGACGCACGTTCCTCAAGAAACTGAACACAGCCGCCATGAGCGTGCGCGTCCGCAAGGTCGTCACCGCGCTGGGCATCGGCGGCAGCACCGCGCGCGGCACCGTCTTCGCCGGGGCTGGCGTGTTCGTCGTGGTCGCAGCCGTCCGCTTCGATCCGAAACAGGCCAAGGGCATGGACGCCACCCTGCGCAGCTTCGCCCACACCCCTGCCGGTCCCTGGCTCCTCGTCCTGGTGGCGCTGGGACTCGTGCTCTTCGGCGCCTTCTCCTTCGCTTCCGCCCGCTGGCGCAAGCTCTGA
- a CDS encoding bifunctional phosphatase PAP2/diacylglycerol kinase family protein — MGRLQNLDVRLFDRVAAAHPRGLDPVLPRLGRSANHGVLWLTGAAALGLSRNRSARRAALRGIGSLALASTAANVVAKQLAGRRRPVTTGVPIARRLLRPPITTSFPSGHAASAAAFATAVALESPWLGAAVLPLAAAVAGSRVYTGAHYPSDVLAGAALGAGMAALTLRWWPLTDDAPAETARARVQLPALPDGRGLVVVVNNSSGGPGSAGNVEAELREQLPCADLRVREGDQDLIALLNQAVADVEAAAGDSALGVAGGDGSVNAAALLAAEHRLPLAVFPAGTLNHFAADVGIFTLQDTVTAVQEGHGGSVDLGRVTSKGTTSIEEEGEPATAYFLNTFSIGVYPELVHARESLQKYLGKWPALGVGLVRVLAQGQPTRAVIDGTERRLWLLFAGNGRYDPPGFAPSFRRSLDDGTLDVRAVDGSHPFARSRLVAAFLTGTLARSRVYQAAHLSQLRIDGIQETEHYARDGEISPAADTLILDKAPHSLTVYLPHQD; from the coding sequence ATGGGACGACTGCAGAACCTCGACGTGCGCCTGTTCGATCGCGTGGCCGCCGCACATCCGCGCGGCCTGGACCCGGTCCTGCCGAGGCTGGGACGCAGCGCCAACCACGGAGTGCTGTGGCTGACCGGAGCGGCCGCGCTCGGGCTCTCGCGCAACCGCAGTGCCCGTCGCGCCGCTCTGCGTGGCATCGGCTCCCTTGCTCTGGCGTCCACCGCGGCGAACGTCGTCGCCAAGCAACTCGCCGGCCGCCGACGCCCCGTCACCACCGGCGTGCCGATCGCCCGCCGTCTCCTCCGCCCCCCGATCACCACGTCATTCCCGTCCGGACACGCGGCCTCCGCGGCCGCGTTCGCGACCGCCGTCGCTCTGGAATCACCCTGGCTGGGAGCAGCCGTCCTTCCACTGGCCGCAGCGGTGGCGGGCTCGCGCGTCTACACCGGGGCGCACTACCCCAGCGACGTGCTGGCCGGAGCGGCGCTGGGCGCCGGCATGGCGGCGCTCACGCTGCGGTGGTGGCCGCTGACCGACGACGCCCCCGCAGAGACGGCCCGGGCCCGGGTCCAACTGCCGGCCCTGCCGGACGGTCGCGGCCTGGTGGTCGTGGTCAACAACTCCTCGGGCGGTCCGGGCAGTGCGGGCAATGTGGAGGCGGAACTGCGTGAGCAGTTGCCGTGCGCGGACCTGCGCGTGCGCGAGGGCGACCAGGATCTGATCGCCCTGCTCAACCAGGCCGTCGCAGACGTCGAGGCCGCCGCCGGGGACAGCGCCCTGGGCGTCGCCGGCGGGGACGGCTCGGTCAACGCCGCGGCCCTCCTGGCCGCCGAGCACCGGCTGCCGCTGGCGGTCTTCCCCGCCGGCACCCTGAACCACTTCGCCGCCGACGTGGGCATCTTCACCCTGCAGGACACCGTGACAGCCGTCCAGGAAGGACACGGCGGGTCAGTGGATCTGGGACGAGTGACGTCCAAAGGCACGACCAGCATCGAGGAGGAAGGCGAGCCGGCAACGGCCTATTTCCTGAACACCTTCAGCATCGGGGTCTACCCCGAACTGGTGCACGCCCGCGAGTCCCTGCAGAAGTACCTCGGCAAGTGGCCCGCCCTCGGGGTGGGACTGGTCCGGGTGCTGGCCCAGGGTCAGCCCACCCGCGCCGTCATCGACGGCACGGAGCGCCGTCTGTGGCTGCTGTTCGCCGGCAACGGACGCTACGACCCGCCCGGCTTCGCCCCCAGCTTCCGCCGCAGCCTGGACGACGGCACCCTCGACGTCCGCGCCGTCGACGGCAGCCACCCCTTCGCCCGCAGCCGTCTGGTCGCCGCCTTCCTCACCGGCACCCTGGCCCGCTCCCGCGTCTACCAGGCCGCCCACCTCTCCCAACTGCGCATCGACGGCATCCAGGAAACCGAGCACTACGCCCGCGACGGCGAGATAAGCCCCGCCGCCGACACCCTGATCCTCGACAAGGCACCCCACTCCCTCACCGTGTACCTCCCGCACCAGGACTGA
- a CDS encoding AI-2E family transporter codes for MSTQEEKSAAGDGARDADPGPATVDSVRAQSRSWFSIGFRLSLGALLAYWLIQAVQHLETILLLALLSLVIAVSADPVVRLLTRRGMSRPRAVALVILGLFVLLGSLSMLFVTPVTNEINALIHNVPVWLQQLHDHHSFLGRLEDRFHLTTKAKQAVGTNGSNVVGSLMGAGQLVVTTLTGLFLVITLTLYFLAGLPSLERFALRFVPGSKREHAAELTDEILLRTGRYMLGNLATSVIAGLATFIWLLIFGVPYPAALGVFVAVMDLVPIVGSTIGGIVVALVALVVSLPVALATAAFYVVFRIAEDYLIMPRTMKFAVEIHPLVTILGVLIGGTLLGIIGALLAIPIAVAIGLILDDAVFPRIDRR; via the coding sequence GTGAGCACGCAGGAAGAGAAGTCCGCCGCAGGAGACGGCGCTCGGGACGCAGACCCCGGTCCGGCCACCGTCGACTCTGTGCGCGCACAGTCCAGGTCCTGGTTCTCCATAGGGTTCCGCCTGAGCCTGGGAGCACTGCTGGCGTACTGGCTCATCCAGGCCGTCCAGCACCTGGAGACCATCCTGCTGCTGGCCCTGCTCTCCCTGGTCATCGCCGTCAGCGCCGACCCCGTCGTGCGCCTGCTCACCCGCCGCGGGATGTCCCGCCCCCGAGCAGTGGCCCTGGTCATCCTGGGCCTGTTCGTGCTCCTGGGTTCCCTGTCGATGCTGTTCGTCACCCCGGTCACCAATGAGATCAACGCCCTGATCCACAACGTCCCGGTCTGGCTGCAGCAACTGCACGACCACCACTCCTTCCTCGGAAGGCTGGAGGACCGCTTCCACCTGACCACCAAGGCCAAACAGGCCGTCGGCACCAACGGGAGCAACGTCGTCGGCAGCCTGATGGGCGCAGGCCAACTGGTCGTCACCACCCTGACCGGCCTGTTTCTGGTGATAACGCTGACCCTGTACTTCCTGGCGGGGCTACCCTCCCTTGAGCGCTTCGCCCTGCGGTTCGTCCCCGGCAGCAAACGCGAGCACGCCGCCGAGCTGACCGACGAGATCCTGCTGCGCACCGGGCGCTACATGCTCGGCAACCTGGCCACCTCCGTCATCGCGGGACTGGCCACCTTCATCTGGCTGCTGATCTTCGGCGTCCCCTACCCTGCGGCACTGGGGGTGTTCGTCGCGGTCATGGACCTGGTCCCGATCGTCGGATCCACCATCGGCGGCATCGTGGTCGCCCTGGTGGCGCTCGTCGTCTCACTACCGGTCGCACTCGCCACCGCCGCCTTCTACGTCGTCTTCCGCATCGCCGAGGACTACCTCATCATGCCCAGGACCATGAAGTTCGCCGTCGAGATCCACCCCCTGGTCACCATCCTCGGCGTCCTGATCGGCGGCACCCTGCTGGGCATCATCGGCGCACTTCTCGCCATCCCCATCGCCGTGGCCATCGGCCTGATCCTGGACGACGCCGTCTTCCCCCGCATCGACCGGCGCTGA
- a CDS encoding LacI family DNA-binding transcriptional regulator — translation MLPDHQDDHGARSVTMRDVASQAGVGIATVSRVVNGKAGVTADVVERVTRAAQLLGYRHDLTASSLRRADRRTGILGLVLEDVANPFSSALQRAVEDAATERGVLVLAGSSDEDPVRERGLIQTFSAHRVDGLVVVPTGQAGGLAAALDHDIPVVCVDRVVDGATADTVTTDNRLGVRECVRALHALGHRRIAFLGDLAAIWTARERYAGFAEGMDDTGCRPSPALVRRGLHTQAAAEKAVGSLLELPDPPTAIFSAQNLITVGARRVLQNLELEYRVALIGFDDFPLADLLSPGVSVVAQDPAAMGREAARLLFERLDGEKGPIRHSVVATRWIARGSGELPGPHAT, via the coding sequence ATGTTGCCGGACCACCAGGACGATCACGGGGCCCGCTCTGTCACCATGCGGGACGTCGCCTCGCAGGCGGGTGTGGGTATCGCTACGGTGTCGCGGGTGGTCAACGGCAAGGCCGGCGTCACCGCGGACGTGGTGGAACGCGTCACCAGGGCAGCTCAGTTGCTCGGCTACCGGCACGACCTCACCGCGAGCAGCCTGCGTCGCGCAGACCGCAGGACCGGGATTTTGGGACTGGTCCTGGAAGACGTCGCCAACCCCTTCTCCTCGGCCTTGCAGCGTGCTGTCGAGGACGCCGCGACCGAGCGGGGGGTCCTGGTCCTGGCGGGTAGCAGCGACGAGGATCCGGTTCGTGAGCGCGGCCTGATTCAGACCTTCTCCGCGCACCGGGTCGACGGACTCGTGGTCGTACCGACCGGTCAGGCCGGCGGGCTGGCGGCAGCTCTCGATCACGACATCCCAGTCGTCTGCGTGGACCGGGTGGTTGACGGGGCCACGGCCGACACCGTGACCACGGACAACCGCCTGGGCGTACGCGAGTGCGTGCGGGCCCTTCACGCCCTGGGTCACCGACGGATCGCCTTTCTGGGAGACCTGGCCGCCATCTGGACCGCGCGCGAGCGATACGCCGGCTTCGCCGAGGGTATGGACGACACCGGATGTCGGCCGTCCCCTGCGCTGGTGCGCCGTGGCCTGCACACACAAGCGGCAGCCGAGAAGGCCGTGGGCTCACTGCTCGAGCTGCCGGACCCGCCGACGGCGATTTTCTCCGCCCAGAACCTCATCACCGTCGGCGCCCGCCGGGTCCTGCAGAACCTGGAGCTGGAATACCGGGTGGCACTCATCGGTTTCGACGACTTCCCCCTGGCCGACCTGCTCAGCCCCGGAGTCTCGGTGGTGGCCCAGGATCCGGCAGCCATGGGCCGCGAGGCGGCCAGGCTGCTGTTCGAGCGACTGGACGGCGAGAAGGGCCCGATCCGGCACTCGGTCGTCGCGACCCGTTGGATAGCCCGCGGCTCCGGCGAGTTGCCCGGACCGCACGCCACGTAG